The segment ATAAGCATGTTTGGCACTGAGTCGATCTCCTTTGACATCAGCTCGCGGCGCTTCTCAATCTCCACTTTTAGGAACAGGCCCAGACTGAAGAGAGTAACTCCTGTTACCACGGACACCCAGTTCAACACCCATAAAACCTGGGCCAATTTGTCTCTATTTGTCTTTGTGAATGTCACTTTTAAGACGGCCATTGTAAAAGAGCGGGTGTGCTTTTACCGTCCCAGCAGTAAATGTTGAAATCTTGATGTCAATTTTATTCTAGGGTGATAAATGAAGGCAAATTGAAGAGGATGGAGAAAATGTTCCACGGAATAGGTAAGTGAACTGGGATAGATGAACAATAGGGGTTCATAAGCCGCTTACATGAGGTATTTTTACACTCCTGGATGATGACCTTAGCTGGATAACAGCACAGGTACTTAAATCAAAACAGGGAAGATatggaaaaaaatgcaaagataATTTACATGGTTTGATGATACAGTATATAAGtatacaataaataatgcaaGATAACAATTGAAGAattctttgaattaaaatgataacaaagctattaataacatattatttGAAGTAGCCATATGCACACTTAAAAATTCTAAGCCGATGTGCTTAAATGTTCATGAAATTGGTCAAGAACATTATTCTTGTAGGTAAACTGCGATCTCTCTAATACCTGTCAGGTTTCTACTGtactttcacaaaaaaaaaactcaaaaacacATAACCTACCTGGTCATTTCTCATGAATTCACATATGGTCACATAATCCATAAACAGGTATTTTAGTTGATGGCACTTACTTGTTTCTTTAGTGCATGTTGGAAAGAGAAAAGACGTGAGGCCAGAAGGTTTAAAGTGACTTCCGTTCATCCTCTCTTTGACCTCCAACTAATCCATTTATCCCTTGGATTTAATGGAACACCTCCTTGCCATCTGGGCCAATAACAGTAGTGTTACCCCACCcacttaaaaacaataataaaaaagggaTTTACTCTAATTTTGtagtaaagaaaaatgtatcagACACAAGACTGCCTAAAATTCTTGCGTACATGAGATGAGGGAGATATGAAGACTCAACTGGAGGAACCCAACTTTATTCAGTCTggccaataaataaataaaagtataaataaataaatacaactaaTACAGTTtacttattgtttatttataataatttagtatgttaatactgtacatatacagAAATGTGAATCGGGAAAACATTCAAATCTCAAATACTGTGAtcaattttatgtaaaattaagACATTTTGCGCATAACACAAATCTATTTGAATCAATAAtcattattgtttataaatCGGAGCTATGTAATTTACAGAACAAGTGGTAACATTTTTATTCCTCGTCCAATGATGCAGCGACAGTTCAGCATTCGTCGACATGCGCAGTAGCAGCAGAATGCAGAATGCAGTTGCCGGGACGATGGCCGTAGATCATTTTCTGTTCGGTCAGTGCATCCTTTACTTTTTAGCGTTTCTGTTCGGTTTCATCGCCGTTGTGCCACTCTCCGAGAACGGGGATGACTTCCAGGGAAGATGCCTGCTGTTTACGGAGGGAATGTGGCAGAATGAGAACATGACGATGGGGAAGCAGCGCTTTGTTGTTGAGGAATGGGGACCAGAATCATCCTGCCGGTTTATCACTTTCGTGGGCATCGTGTCGCTCATCCTCTCCGCTGTACAGGCGTGGCGGAcgcttttctttctttgcaaGGGGCACGAGTAGGTGACCCCTtatgcatttacagtatattctgGATTAAACcttgctgaaaaacaaaatcataacTCCAAGATACCATTATGAATCATCAGCTGTTCCTGCTCACcataaaattattttacgtGGTGTTTTGGGCCTTATTCTTGTAGGATTTAATATTGTACAATTGATTCCTATTCACCAGATCCCATCATCATATCCCAATACATCACCAGTAAGGTCCCAAAGAGACCATCATATTGTAGTTTCCAAAAAAGTTATAATTATAACCATTTAACGCATTAGAATTTTGTGatgctttctgtgtttttttctctgtagAGATTTGACATATTTACATAATCAAAGCAAATCATGTTATGATACACTATTTTATTCAATAGCTGTTCTTTCATCTTTTATAGCTCTCATTTCCATGCCTTCCTGAATTTGCTGCTGTCCCTCCTTGTGGTATTTGTGGTGTTTGTGGCG is part of the Triplophysa dalaica isolate WHDGS20190420 chromosome 13, ASM1584641v1, whole genome shotgun sequence genome and harbors:
- the tmem179aa gene encoding transmembrane protein 179, with the translated sequence MAVDHFLFGQCILYFLAFLFGFIAVVPLSENGDDFQGRCLLFTEGMWQNENMTMGKQRFVVEEWGPESSCRFITFVGIVSLILSAVQAWRTLFFLCKGHDSHFHAFLNLLLSLLVVFVVFVAGTITSVGFNSWCDAVTEKGALPSSCEDLQDTNLELDVDNSSFYDQFAIAQFGLWSSWLCWLGLTVLAFMKVYHNHRQQELLDSLVQEKELLLGHPLQSSYVYNRNVMM